From a single Sporosarcina oncorhynchi genomic region:
- a CDS encoding COX15/CtaA family protein — protein sequence MRYNKYLKWFGVASTIGMLLILLGGALVTKTDSGMGCGRHWPGCNGQLIPDEITAEVLIEFSHRLVTGAVGILIVILAVWSWKAIGHIRETKLLSFLALFFLILQALIGAAQVLWGQGDFILALHFGISLISFSSVLLLTLLVFEVDKKYDADKLKIGKTMKFHTIGVTIYSYIVVYSGALVRHTESELSCTDWPMCRNGDFTLPANFWEWVQMGHRTAAALIFIWLGIIAIHAFRNYKNQRVIFWGWIIAFGLVSLQVMSGAVVIFTRLNLYIALLHSLFVTLLFGLLTYMVLLVSRSKRK from the coding sequence TTGCGCTACAATAAATATTTGAAATGGTTTGGTGTCGCTTCAACAATCGGTATGTTATTAATTCTATTAGGCGGCGCTCTTGTCACAAAAACTGACAGCGGGATGGGGTGTGGAAGACATTGGCCAGGTTGTAATGGACAATTAATACCGGATGAAATCACCGCTGAAGTGCTAATCGAGTTTTCACACAGGCTCGTTACAGGAGCCGTTGGCATACTAATTGTCATTCTAGCAGTCTGGTCATGGAAAGCGATTGGCCATATTAGAGAAACAAAGCTTCTTTCATTCCTAGCCTTGTTCTTCTTAATACTTCAGGCATTGATCGGAGCGGCACAAGTTCTTTGGGGGCAAGGCGATTTCATACTCGCCCTTCACTTCGGCATATCGCTCATATCGTTCTCTTCAGTTTTGTTGCTAACCTTGCTCGTCTTTGAAGTGGACAAGAAATACGATGCCGACAAGCTTAAAATCGGCAAAACGATGAAATTCCATACAATAGGTGTAACGATTTATTCATATATTGTTGTTTACTCGGGTGCGCTAGTAAGACATACCGAATCTGAATTGAGTTGTACAGATTGGCCAATGTGTCGCAACGGGGACTTCACATTACCTGCAAACTTCTGGGAATGGGTACAGATGGGCCACCGAACTGCAGCGGCTCTTATCTTCATCTGGCTCGGAATCATCGCGATACATGCATTCCGCAACTACAAGAACCAGCGTGTTATTTTCTGGGGATGGATAATTGCATTCGGACTAGTTAGCCTTCAAGTTATGTCAGGAGCAGTTGTTATTTTCACTAGGCTCAACCTATATATCGCATTGTTGCATTCCTTGTTCGTCACATTATTGTTCGGTCTGTTGACTTACATGGTGCTTCTCGTTTCGAGAAGCAAAAGAAAGTAA
- the pyc gene encoding pyruvate carboxylase, whose protein sequence is MGRIKKILVANRGEIAIRIFRACTELEIPTVGIYSAEDRGSFHRYKADESYLVGEGKKPIDAYLDIEGIIAIAKSSGANAVHPGYGFLAENEEFARRLEEEDIIFIGPTSKHLDMFGDKVKARSQAINAGIPVIPGTDGPVGTAAEVTSFGDEHGYPIIIKASLGGGGRGMRIVNSSEEVLEAFERARSEAKSAFGSAEVYVEKYIDKPKHIEVQILGDTYGNVIHLYERDCSIQRRHQKVVEIAPSISLNEELRTQICDAAVKLSKNISYINAGTVEFLVSEGKFYFIEVNPRIQVEHTITEMVTGVDIVHAQIHIANGGNLHEGDSAIPLQKDLPLFGYAIQSRVTTEDPLNDFMPDTGKLMVYRSGGGFGVRLDAGNGFQGAVITPYYDSLLVKVSTWGTSFRDAAAKMDRNLQEFRIRGIKTNIPFLENVVKHENFLTGNYNTSFIDSTPELFEFPVKKDRGTKILNYIGNVTVNGFPGIGKQAKPVFNTVRKPSIDLLSPPVSGTKQILDERGPEGLVQWIKEQDDVLLTDTTFRDAHQSLLATRVRTSDMLHIASESARLLPNLFSFEMWGGATFDVAYRFLKEDPWERLIKIREQIPNVLLQMLFRGANAVGYSNYPDNVIREFVKTSAESGIDVFRIFDSLNWIKGMEVAIDATRQSGKVAEAALCYTGDILDDSRAKYTVDYYKAMAKELEASGAHILALKDMAGLLKPEAAYRLISELKAMVDIPIHLHSHDTSGNGIYMYAKAVEAGVDIVDTALGSMAGLTSQPSASSLFYALQNGKRQVRSDVSSLESLSYYWEDVRKYYQHFESGMNSPHSEIYVHEMPGGQYSNLQQQAKAVGLGDRWEEVKGMYSRVNMLFGDVIKVTPSSKVVGDMALFMVQNDLNEETVITRGASIDFPESVIEFFEGYIGQPYGGFPIELQQVILKERKAITVRPGELLPDVDFKQLLTKTEELLAHPSTMKDALAYALYPKVFEEYATMMKEFGNISVINTPEFLFGMRLGQEIEVEIEKGKTLIIKLVSIGEPQSDGTRVIYFEMNGQPREVIIQDMNVESDVVRKQKADPANDSHIAATMPGTVLKVAVSRGAKVRRGEHLLITEAMKMETTIQAPYDGIVKEIHVSMGEAISTGDLLLELEH, encoded by the coding sequence ATGGGTCGTATCAAGAAAATCCTAGTGGCAAACCGTGGTGAAATCGCCATACGTATTTTTCGTGCGTGTACAGAATTAGAAATTCCGACTGTTGGAATCTATTCAGCTGAAGATAGGGGTTCGTTCCACCGTTATAAAGCAGATGAATCTTACCTAGTTGGTGAAGGGAAGAAACCAATCGATGCTTATTTGGACATAGAAGGGATTATTGCGATCGCCAAATCTAGTGGAGCCAATGCGGTGCATCCGGGGTATGGTTTCCTTGCTGAAAATGAAGAGTTTGCAAGAAGGCTGGAAGAAGAAGATATCATTTTCATTGGTCCTACATCAAAGCATCTCGATATGTTCGGTGATAAAGTGAAAGCACGTTCACAGGCAATCAATGCGGGTATACCGGTAATACCAGGTACAGATGGACCAGTAGGAACAGCTGCGGAAGTAACATCCTTCGGTGACGAGCACGGTTATCCAATCATCATCAAGGCTTCTCTTGGTGGAGGCGGACGCGGTATGCGAATCGTCAATTCCTCAGAAGAAGTATTGGAAGCGTTCGAACGCGCCAGATCAGAAGCGAAATCCGCTTTCGGTTCCGCTGAAGTATATGTTGAAAAGTATATCGACAAACCAAAACATATTGAGGTCCAAATTCTTGGAGATACATACGGCAATGTCATTCACCTGTACGAACGCGATTGTTCAATACAGCGCCGTCATCAGAAAGTAGTGGAAATTGCACCATCCATTTCACTGAATGAAGAATTACGTACCCAAATCTGTGATGCGGCGGTCAAACTATCAAAAAATATCTCCTATATAAATGCAGGTACAGTTGAATTTTTAGTTTCGGAAGGTAAATTCTATTTCATCGAAGTGAATCCTCGGATCCAAGTCGAGCATACGATTACTGAAATGGTGACGGGTGTGGATATTGTCCATGCGCAAATCCATATCGCCAATGGCGGGAATTTGCACGAAGGTGATTCAGCTATTCCGTTACAAAAAGATTTACCTCTTTTCGGATACGCTATTCAATCCCGTGTAACGACTGAGGATCCATTGAATGACTTTATGCCGGATACTGGGAAACTAATGGTTTATCGGTCAGGCGGCGGCTTCGGAGTACGTCTCGATGCGGGCAACGGATTCCAGGGCGCAGTCATTACACCTTATTACGATTCCCTTCTTGTCAAAGTGTCTACATGGGGTACTTCATTCCGCGATGCTGCAGCCAAAATGGACAGAAACTTGCAAGAATTCAGGATTAGAGGCATTAAGACAAATATTCCTTTTCTCGAAAATGTCGTGAAGCACGAAAATTTCCTTACAGGTAACTATAATACGAGCTTTATCGATTCGACGCCTGAACTGTTCGAATTTCCGGTCAAGAAAGACCGTGGAACTAAAATTCTGAATTATATCGGAAATGTGACTGTCAATGGATTCCCTGGCATCGGAAAACAAGCGAAGCCTGTTTTCAATACTGTGAGAAAGCCGTCAATCGATTTATTATCGCCGCCGGTCTCGGGAACAAAACAAATATTAGATGAAAGAGGCCCAGAAGGACTTGTGCAGTGGATTAAAGAACAGGATGATGTCCTACTGACAGATACTACCTTCCGTGACGCTCATCAATCATTGCTTGCAACGCGGGTTCGCACATCGGATATGTTGCACATCGCTTCTGAATCTGCGCGATTGTTACCCAACTTGTTTTCATTTGAAATGTGGGGCGGAGCTACGTTCGATGTTGCCTATCGGTTTCTGAAAGAAGATCCGTGGGAGAGACTTATCAAAATCCGTGAGCAAATTCCAAATGTCTTATTGCAAATGTTGTTCCGCGGCGCAAATGCGGTCGGTTATTCTAATTATCCGGACAATGTGATTCGGGAATTCGTAAAAACTTCCGCTGAATCAGGAATTGATGTATTCAGGATTTTTGATAGCTTAAACTGGATTAAAGGAATGGAAGTAGCAATTGATGCAACACGTCAATCTGGAAAAGTCGCTGAGGCAGCTCTCTGCTATACAGGAGACATTCTGGATGATTCTCGCGCCAAGTACACCGTTGATTACTACAAAGCGATGGCGAAAGAGCTCGAAGCTTCTGGAGCGCATATACTTGCACTAAAAGATATGGCTGGGCTTTTAAAACCGGAAGCTGCATATAGACTCATATCTGAGTTGAAAGCGATGGTCGATATTCCGATTCATCTCCATTCGCATGATACGAGCGGAAATGGGATTTATATGTATGCGAAAGCAGTTGAGGCGGGAGTCGATATCGTAGACACTGCATTAGGCTCTATGGCGGGTCTAACATCTCAACCATCTGCCAGCTCCTTATTCTATGCATTGCAAAATGGAAAAAGACAAGTGCGATCAGATGTTTCATCACTTGAATCACTATCCTATTACTGGGAAGATGTCCGCAAATATTATCAGCACTTTGAAAGTGGTATGAATAGCCCTCATTCTGAAATATATGTACATGAAATGCCCGGGGGTCAATATTCGAACTTGCAACAGCAAGCGAAAGCAGTCGGACTTGGGGATCGTTGGGAAGAAGTTAAAGGTATGTATTCACGTGTGAATATGCTTTTCGGAGACGTAATTAAGGTAACACCTTCTTCAAAGGTAGTAGGCGATATGGCATTGTTCATGGTCCAAAACGATTTGAATGAAGAGACTGTCATAACGCGTGGCGCTTCGATTGATTTTCCGGAATCGGTTATCGAGTTTTTCGAGGGGTATATCGGCCAGCCTTATGGTGGTTTCCCGATAGAACTGCAACAAGTCATTTTGAAAGAGCGAAAGGCGATTACTGTTCGTCCAGGTGAGTTGTTGCCTGATGTAGATTTCAAACAGTTACTAACTAAAACGGAAGAGCTACTGGCACATCCTTCGACAATGAAAGATGCATTGGCATATGCACTTTATCCAAAAGTGTTTGAAGAGTATGCAACGATGATGAAAGAGTTTGGAAATATCTCTGTCATCAATACGCCGGAATTCCTTTTCGGAATGCGACTCGGTCAAGAAATTGAAGTTGAAATTGAGAAAGGGAAGACACTCATTATCAAACTGGTTTCGATTGGCGAACCGCAATCGGATGGAACAAGAGTCATTTACTTTGAGATGAATGGCCAACCGCGTGAAGTAATCATTCAAGATATGAATGTTGAATCGGATGTTGTACGCAAGCAGAAGGCTGATCCGGCCAATGATTCCCATATTGCTGCGACAATGCCTGGTACAGTATTGAAAGTAGCTGTTTCAAGAGGAGCAAAAGTTAGAAGGGGAGAACATCTACTCATCACTGAAGCGATGAAAATGGAAACGACTATCCAAGCACCATATGATGGAATTGTGAAAGAGATTCATGTCTCTATGGGTGAAGCGATTTCAACAGGTGATCTTCTTTTGGAACTAGAACATTAA
- a CDS encoding YlaN family protein has product MDIELQETYQEKAIQQLQADADKIAQLIKVQMDNLTMPQCPLYEEVLDTQMYGLSREIDFAVKLGLIERMKGKEILSLLEKEMNILHELSTKK; this is encoded by the coding sequence ATGGATATAGAGTTACAGGAAACGTATCAGGAAAAAGCGATTCAGCAACTACAAGCCGATGCAGACAAAATTGCGCAACTCATAAAAGTGCAAATGGATAACTTGACGATGCCTCAGTGTCCGCTCTATGAGGAAGTGCTAGATACACAAATGTATGGCTTATCGAGAGAGATAGATTTTGCTGTCAAGCTTGGTCTGATTGAACGAATGAAAGGCAAGGAAATCCTCTCATTGCTTGAGAAGGAAATGAATATCTTGCATGAGTTATCTACAAAAAAATAA
- the cyoE gene encoding heme o synthase — protein sequence MSNGRAITSSAESDIGSTSLLKDFLALIKIGIVNSNLITTFTGLFLAFQFTGISFIRNFDLLFLGIFGTALIIAGSAALNNLIDRDIDPVMTRTKSRPTVTGRFKAPAVLSLALTFIALGELLLYMATPAAALWGLAGVFSYVVLYSMWSKRKHVSNTIVGSISGAIPPLIGWSVVEPSLGMGAWALFLIMFAWQPPHFYALAMRRTDEYRAAGIPMLPVVKGFERTKKSILGWVLLLFPLPFLLSELGIGFIILGTALNIGWLYLSIRGFKAKDDLKWATTMFIYSLNYMTILFVAMIIFSIFI from the coding sequence ATGTCAAACGGTCGAGCGATTACTTCATCCGCTGAATCGGATATCGGATCGACTTCTCTACTTAAAGACTTTCTGGCGCTCATTAAAATCGGAATCGTGAACTCCAATTTAATCACGACGTTCACTGGTCTATTCTTGGCATTTCAATTTACGGGAATCAGTTTCATCCGGAATTTTGATTTGCTGTTTTTAGGGATATTCGGAACAGCACTCATCATTGCGGGTTCAGCCGCACTGAATAACCTGATTGACCGTGATATCGATCCAGTCATGACCAGAACGAAGTCGCGTCCAACCGTGACAGGAAGATTCAAAGCACCGGCTGTCTTGTCACTGGCGCTCACTTTCATCGCATTGGGTGAATTGCTGTTATATATGGCTACACCGGCCGCCGCATTATGGGGACTTGCAGGTGTGTTCAGCTATGTTGTACTCTATTCAATGTGGTCTAAACGAAAACATGTCAGCAATACGATCGTAGGAAGTATTTCCGGTGCTATACCGCCCCTGATTGGATGGTCAGTTGTGGAACCTTCTCTAGGAATGGGTGCTTGGGCATTGTTCTTAATTATGTTTGCGTGGCAACCTCCACATTTCTATGCGCTGGCAATGCGCAGAACGGATGAATACCGCGCAGCAGGCATTCCGATGCTTCCGGTAGTAAAAGGCTTCGAAAGGACAAAAAAATCGATACTTGGCTGGGTTCTATTATTATTCCCATTGCCTTTTCTCCTTTCTGAACTTGGAATCGGATTCATAATACTCGGAACTGCATTGAATATCGGATGGTTATACTTGTCTATAAGAGGATTCAAAGCGAAGGACGATTTGAAATGGGCTACTACCATGTTCATTTATTCGTTGAATTACATGACAATCCTTTTTGTGGCAATGATCATTTTCTCGATATTCATCTAA
- a CDS encoding FtsW/RodA/SpoVE family cell cycle protein — MGNYFKRMIRNFDYPLFITYAVLCLFGLVMIYSASMVVAVNRYDYSSDYFYNKQLKNLAVSIPVFLMASFFPFQNYKRKKLMISSIVVMFVLLVLVHIVGTDVGGAKSWIKMPGFGSIQPSEIAKIVIIVYFSSVFAKKSETGNINYINKSIGPPVLILVVAIGLIMMETDIGTSFIIILTALAVIAASGIMFKTFLKISGIVSIALFACLAILYVGWDTIMTPSRQGRILSFLNPFEYELGSGYQIANGYIAIGSGGMKGLGLGNSIQKMGYLPEPQTDVILAVISEETGIFGSIIVLGGLGFIVMRALYIAMNTKDPQARMLAAGIGSVIGIQTFVNVGGLTGLIPLTGVTLPFISYGGTSLILLSLALGILMNVSMFTKYQKNK; from the coding sequence ATGGGCAATTATTTTAAAAGAATGATAAGGAATTTTGATTACCCATTATTCATCACTTATGCTGTGCTCTGTCTGTTCGGGTTAGTAATGATTTATAGTGCAAGTATGGTTGTGGCCGTAAATCGTTATGACTATTCTTCAGACTACTTCTACAATAAACAGTTGAAGAATCTGGCTGTCTCGATTCCCGTGTTTTTGATGGCATCCTTCTTTCCGTTTCAAAACTATAAAAGAAAGAAACTAATGATCTCTTCTATCGTAGTCATGTTTGTTCTGCTCGTTCTTGTCCATATTGTAGGGACTGACGTCGGCGGGGCGAAAAGTTGGATCAAAATGCCGGGATTCGGAAGCATCCAGCCGTCTGAGATAGCTAAGATCGTCATCATTGTTTACTTCTCTAGTGTATTTGCGAAAAAATCCGAAACTGGAAATATTAATTACATCAATAAATCAATCGGTCCACCTGTTTTAATCCTTGTAGTCGCAATCGGTTTGATTATGATGGAAACGGATATTGGAACTTCTTTCATCATTATCTTGACAGCTTTGGCAGTCATAGCCGCAAGCGGTATAATGTTTAAAACCTTTTTGAAAATCAGCGGTATTGTTAGTATTGCGCTATTCGCCTGCCTAGCGATCCTGTATGTCGGATGGGATACAATCATGACACCTTCAAGACAAGGCCGGATTCTGTCATTCCTCAATCCATTTGAATATGAGCTGGGCTCCGGTTATCAGATTGCCAACGGCTATATTGCCATCGGTTCTGGTGGAATGAAAGGGCTCGGGCTTGGCAACTCGATTCAAAAAATGGGCTATTTGCCGGAACCACAAACTGATGTCATATTGGCCGTCATATCCGAAGAGACAGGTATATTCGGGTCGATCATCGTCCTGGGTGGATTAGGTTTTATTGTGATGCGGGCATTATACATCGCCATGAATACAAAAGATCCTCAAGCTAGGATGCTTGCTGCAGGAATTGGCAGTGTTATTGGCATTCAAACTTTTGTAAATGTTGGCGGATTGACTGGACTGATTCCGCTGACAGGTGTTACATTACCCTTTATTAGTTATGGCGGAACTTCATTAATTCTGTTATCTTTAGCTTTAGGAATATTGATGAATGTGTCAATGTTCACAAAATACCAAAAGAATAAATAG